GAAACGAGTGACAGTGTCTCGTCACCACACGCCATCTTGGCTCCCCTTGTTGAGGCTTTTAAACGGATGAAGGGGTCATTCTTCTACAACATGGTGGTCAGTGTAAGTGTCCTGTTActtgtggagtggtgtgtgcaTCACTGTCCAGAATAACGTCACGCAGGATGACCCGTGTTGGTTTCAGAGCATTTCTGATTGTCACATGACTGTGTGATAGTCACATGACTctgcttttgttttgatttCCCCCCCAACTGACCAAAATGTCATAATCCTGGGGTCCTTATTTCAGCATGGTGCTGATAATGAAATGGGCCTCAGATGTGTGCGTGTCTGACCACCAAAATCACTGACAGGTTAATGGAAGTCGTCTGGACATACTTGAGACTGGGCCACTTGAAGTTGAATCAAGTAAACTGTATTACCTGAAAACTGTAACAGTAATAATTACACTGACTTCATTACAAGAGTATTTTGACCGTGTCTATTTTTTTATGCATTTCTTTATAGTGCAGCATTACATGTAAGcagcatgtttaattgttctgATGTAGTTAGATCCAAGTTACCAAATTCACTGTCTAGCACTCAGTGTGACGGCCTACGGCTACAAGAGCTGTTGTGAAAAGCAACGCTCACCTGCAGCGCTCACCTGCACGTCCGACTGCTCTCTGAGGCTGATTGTGTTTTGAATGAAAGCACATTTTCTCTGTAGAACATACAATCATAATGGTGTGGCCACTATTATGGGCACAACTGTCTCCCCTCCGAACCTGGAAACAGCTGCTCTTTATATACGACGACGAACACATTGTTGTCTCAGGAGAGTATATCTCGGGTTTCAGGAAAATAAGTGGGCCATGTTTTTATATTCCTTTTGAACACAGTATTTTTACACTCGGATATTTTTACCAGGTATTTGCATTCATGCTACTGCTGGTTGTCATGTGTGCTCTTCTTTCTGTGTGATGGACTTTTTCTTCTCTTCCTCAGGGGACGCTACGCAGAAGATGAGATCTGCTCCGCATCCAACCCCAGCAGAATTAGACGCATATGCTAAGAAAGTTGCCAATACCCCACTGACTATAAAGATCTTCCCCAGTAGTGTGAAGGTACCTCAGAGGAAACACGTCAGGCGCATGGTGAACGGTCTGGACACCTCCAGCCAGCGTTACTGCCCCTACCCGTCTCAGGTCGGCACCAGCAACAGTCTCTTGGCCGTCGTCAACGCTCCCGTCAAAGGTCTTGTGAAGGATTCTGACGGTTGTCGGGCGCGCTTTATCTCCAACGTCGTCATGAACCCGCAAGCCGGGTCGTACGGCGCTCCGAGCACTTTAAACCCGTCTCAGCCTGTTCCCCGCACGCACGCTCTGGCCAACCAGCCACAGAAGAGCTTCCCCCGCCCCCCCCTCCCTGAGGCCCAGCGCGGGCTACCTCACCCCCAGCTGCAGCGCAAAGACCTGCCTCACCCCCCCAGACTGCAGGGGCAGCACAGTGTGGCTCAGCAGCAGATTGTTCGCCCAGTCCCGcccactgccccgccccctgcccctcACCTCGCTCTCGTCCACCCTCACGCCCTCATGCAGCACCAAGCGGGTCCGTCGGGCCTGCGGTGCCTCCCCGAGATGAGTGGGCCGGCCCACCTGCAGCACCCTCAGGTCTTctcccagcccctccctcaggcCTCGGGGGCGGGACCTCCACCTCCCGGGGGCCTCATGCAGCCTCTCCACCCCCCGCCGGGCACGCAGGCCCCGGGGAAACTCCCCGACGCCGATGCCCCCCCCAACGTGACCGTGTCTACCTCCAGCATCCCGCTGTCCATGGCGGCCAGCCTGCACCACAACGGGCCCGGCGACCTGAGCAGCATCGTCCACCAGATCAGCCGGTTCTGCCAGGCCCGGGCCGGTTCCGTCCCTACCTCCGTGTGCGAGGGGCAGATCGCTAACCCCAGCCCTATCAGCCGCAATCAGCTGCTCAGCGCCAGCTCGCGCGTGTGCGCCCACAACCCCGCCCTGGGCCCGCCCCCCTCCTGTGCCCTCGGCCCCTCCCCCGGCCCCGCCCCTATTCTGCTGCCCGGTATGGGTGCCATGAACCGGGTGCCAGCTTATCACGACATGAAGCAGCAACACCCGTCCCAGCAGCAGAGGGCACGCTGGCCCCAACAGCAccacccgcacctccacccGCTAGCGGAGGGACCCCACCCTGCCAAGAGCCATCCCACCAGAGACGGGCCCGTGGGGCCGGGCTTCCCCATCAAGGGTGTGGGCTACCCACAGGACGTGTGCGTGGGCCAGCCCTTTGGCCTGAACCCCCCCATAGACAAGTCCACGCCCCCTCCCACTGGCATGGTGCCGGGGGCCGTGGGCTACAGTAACGGACACTACATGCTGCCCCCGTGGAACGGTGTCCTGCCCACACCAAACGTCGACGGCTCAGGGTCTCAGGAACTGGCCGTGGCCTTCCATGGGGGGCTGTCGGGGGTCTCTGTGGACTGCAACCCCGGCGTCCAGTACAGGAGCGGAGCAGGCGGTGGTCACTCGGGTCTGATGCAGCCCGTGGACTACATGGGTGGAGATGTTCAAGCAGCCTGCTACCGCCAACAGAACACGAGCATGATGGGAAAAATGCGACGTGTCATGGATTCAGGGGACACTCGGAATATTCATCTTCAGCACCCAGGATACAGATGAGTCATGATCAGGCTGGAGGACGTCTCCGGTTCCTCTCGGAAGGAACCTGCCCCTGAACCTCCTGCTTTTATTTCCAGTTTTCATGTGATCTACTGAATGTTTTCCACAGGACTATTTGATTTaaattttttgttattttttggtCATGACCACATGTTTAACTATGTGTCCACATGGCTGTTCTGTTTGTGTAGATAAGATGGAGGTAGCTtgtatttatttgcttattGAGAACCTCTGACCACAATGACGCTATAACAGCTGGTGAAGCTTCATCTGCACTTGTTCTGTTGACCTTCCAACTACATATTCATATTTCATCTTCTCTTATTGTACAACACACATTTTAGACCAAGACACTACACAGGGTTTCACTTTATTTTAGGCAGTTCACTTAGTTTTTATTTGgttgtggtggtagtgttttttttatttttttattattatttaaaattttttttaaagaagtgCTAATTACCCACAAGGCCATGCTGGCAGAAAACTGAAGAGATTCTAGGGGTGCCATGTTTTTGAAATGTGAAACAGCTCTTGCTGTGTTCTGCTGTGGCAATACCAACACAGCAGTCCGAGTTTCCTGTCAATGTTTACATGTTAATTTGTGCTTGTAACTTTGAATCAGTGCAAATTGACCCTGGGATATGCACCCATGACCTGACTGTTTCTGTGGTGCCCGTCGTGGGTTCAGGCCCTTGATGGCCCGTTAAAGGAGCTGTGAGGCGTTGTCCGTGTGAAATGTTTACTCTTCCGTTGTTTGGTCCTGCATACGCGGCTCTTGGCTTGTGGTTCCCGTGTAGATGCGTGGACAGAACCGTGCGCTCTTCCCAGGGTTTGGGTTTCACCCTCTACCCCTCTGGAGTCACTTGCTTGAGTTTCTGAAAAGTTTAAGCTTGGTTGTAATGGCTTGATACTGTTTACTACAGGGGTTTCAAACTTTTCAGGGTATGCAAAGCTGATCTAGGATCAGTTTTTTGCCTTCTGTTTCCCAGTGAAAAACGCCTGTGTGGCTAGAAGGATCAGGTCCTCGGTACACTTCACACAAGCCCAGGTGTAGGAGTGAGCGTGAGTGAGGCTTGGCGTTTCTGTGCTTTCAACATCTTTCCTGTTTGTGGTGAGTTTCCAGTTCCTTCCTCGAGCCGTAACGGTTGACATGCAAATTCCAATATGGCAATATGGCTGCTGTGTCCGGGACGTGTCCCCGCGGCTGGGACCGCCACCTCTGCTCGCTCAGTAGAATCATCTCGCTGCTGTTCAGGCTGGAGGGGTTGTTCCGTTGTTCGTGAACCTCACCGTACGTTACGGTTCCTATTTTCAAACCTAAAATGGCTCAAATGTATAACAAGTGGAATGAATGCACTAGAGGAATACGGCGAACTTGGGCCATTTAAAGCTGACATTTTAAAGTTGACGTTaatgtttttggttttttttttttttttatctctggtcCCGGTTCTGTCAGTACCCACGTCGGCGTCAGTACCCACGTCGGCGTCAGTACCCACGTCGGCGTCAGTACCCACGTCGGCGTCAGTACCCACGTCGGCGTCAGTACCCACGTCGGCGTCGGTACCCACGTGGCATCAGTTCCTCGTGGTTCACATTGGAAGGTCTTTGCTGCTTTAGAACGCTCCCGTACGGTGATGGTCTCTCTCTCAGGTCTGCTGGTGCCTCTTGCATCTTCCCATAATTCCCTCGAGGACAAACCCGTCCTTCTGCGTCAGTGACGGTGCAGGTACTGTCAGACATGCAGACAGGCGGTGGCGTAAGTGATGGAGTAACGGGCGTAGGGTGTTGGTGCACAGACCCCTCTTGGTCTCCCTGGTCATCCCTAAGAGCCTTAAGTAGATGTCTCCTCCGTTCACTGTCCTTAACAAGCATGGTGTAGATGCAGAATTTGTGATATTAGCGGTTTCAGAGGACTTTTTATTTATGTGTGAACCATTTTTTGAAAGTGCATTTTTGTATTTAGCAGATTAGTGTGTTGAGTACCAGGTGGTACCAGTTGTCCCTCTGCCCCCCGACCGCAGCCAACACCGCTCCGTTCTGGGGCTCGTGGTCTGCAGGATTTGCCCTGGAAATGTTTGAAGTCATGGACAAATGGCGATCTCGTTTGTCATAAGCTGAATCCAACAAGGTTTTGTGGCTTGACGAATGAAGTTTTGCTTGCTAAAGGGTGTGTAAGTATCCCAGCAGAAGCTCGAGTTGTGGGACTGGTCCACGTCTGCTCAGGCACAACACCCTTTCATTGCTCAACCCGAGAAGCTGCTATTGAATTCTCTTCATATATTGTGAGATCTGCCTTCTTCTAAATGTTAATGATGGAAGCCAGATTTAATTTATGAAAAACCTTTTTGCAATGCAACATTGTTAATGGACAAATTCTGTTGATGCATTTGTCCATCAGCTGTAAGCTGCTTATCTACAAGTCACTGAAACCCTGGATGTTAGATGGAACACGTGAATCCGTCTTCATTACAGGCCGTGTTACAGCTCACGGGTACAAAGTCAGGTTGCTGTTTCCAATAGTTACGGTTTTCCGTGTGGAGTGCCTCCactgagcgcgtgtgtgtgtgtgtgtgtgtgtgtgtgtgtgtgtgtgtgtgtgtgtgtgtgtgtgtgtgtgtgtgtgtgtgtgtgagagaaagagagagaccggTCTGGATGTGTTGGGTGAAGTGCTGTCAAGTCTATGTTGCAAAGACCCAGTGCACTGTATATGTACAGGGGACCAAGTTCCATCAAACTACTGATGCTGGAGAgaacggtgtgtgtgtcccGGTTCGGAGCGCCGTGCGAgtcctgctgctgtgtgtgtgaggtgacacACGCACTGTGCACTTGTGCCCTCGGAGCGTTTGCACGAGTGTTGCACGAGTTCTTCACTTTAAAAGACACGCACTCCTGAGCTGTCCTTCAGAACTACACGCCGGCGCTTTGGAAGTCTGGAGACCGTCGAGAAGCTCGGCTGAGGGTCTCATCATCTTCCACCAAAGAACACAGAAGATCTCACTTGAATGGTATCAGTGTGCACCTGTAACTGTGTAACTGAAAACTGTCATTCCAGATACCCATGGTtggtttgtttggggggggggggggggggttgtttattttattttggccCATCCCACCCCTTCCAAGGAACAATGTTGTTGCACAAACATTCCCCTATAACCAAAATAAAGTTTGACTTGCATTTGCAAACCATGTGGTGTTTCATAAGATTATTATCAAGGTGAGCTGCAAGAAAACCCTCaggtgatggtgggggtggtgggagaTGTTCCAGAATGTTCTGGGTCCTTCTAGACCTCTTAAACCTTTTAGTAAAACTATTCCATTTACTTTAAATAGAAACTGAATATTCCTGCATTTACAAGTTTTTCTTGGTGCAAGCATGGAAAACCATCATTGTGCTAGATATCTACGGTCTCATTTGGTGAACGCCTTGCGTGTGTAGATTGTGGTTGGGCTGTAGCCGTGTTGTACCACAACACCTGTGACCATGCAGCGAGGTTGGGGGACACCAGCTGTAGCACCTCAATAGTAGAGAGACTGTAATTCATTAACGTAAAGGCTTTATTGCTCAAGTGAACACAGTGTTGCATGACTAATGACCAGTGATCAGAGACCTTAGTCACCAGAGGACGTGTGGAAGTATCTGCTCAGTaaagtgtgtctttgtgttgcgCTAATAGTCTCTCATGACTGCAATTcttccaaaaaacaaaacatttttcagTCACGTGGCTGCTGTTGCCgtgagggagacagaggtgCTCCTCCTGCTGCGTGCTGATTGGCTGCGGGTTCATCGAGTTGATCCATCTCGGACAGGTGCTCCGTGGCCACGTCTGTCACCTTGGCCGCCTCCCTGTTGGCGTTCTTCCTGTGGAGAATGCTGTAGATACAGTGGCATCAGTGACCCGACGGCTACACCTGCCCAAGCCGAACGGTTCAGCTAAGCAACTTAAAACAGCCGTGTTGTTTCTGTGGGTGTGATATGTTCATACCTGTTCGCCATTTCATACTTCCTCTGTCGGTACAGTGTGCTCTTCTTCATCAGATACAGAAGCACCATGTCACAGAAAAATGCCCCCTGTAGCAAAAGGAACAAGAAGGTCTAATCAAAGTTATCAGCAATATGCTATTCCAAATGTTTTactattaaaataatagtcTTTAAAATCTATTGAGAAACTGAATTATTTTGAAGAAGGTATTCGTGAGGGCAAACAATGCCACATATGAGTAAATCTCCATTAGTGAAATTGCAATAAGGAGATCAGAATATGTTATACACTTCAAATACTTACAGCCCCCATTATAGCGAGACCTGGTCCCAAGTTTACAAGTGTGGGAATTATACTAAATTTTCCAGCCTGAAAAATAGACCGTGGGTGTTAACAAGCTGAAGGAGGTTGTTGTGAATGTCCAGCGTAGCTACGAACGGCAGGATGAGCTCAGTGCTGGAGGAACATCTGGTGGGTACCTGGCCGTAAACTAAGATGTCCAGACGAATCCCGTACACCTTGTACAGTGTTCTATGGGCTTGACCACCAGTGTTTTTGAAGTAGTGGGCGTATCTGGAGTCATCAAAGGAGGAGAAGGTGCTTAAAGCCTGAAAAGGGCAACACATGGCTGTGGCGAGTCAGAACTACGGTCTGATTTACCTGAAGTTGTACCCTGCTGAGACAGAGTTGGCCGTGTCGCTGCGATCCAGCCGTGTGAAGTGGTAGTGAGGGTGGCACTCGGAGAAGCTTCTGTCCAGGTCACAGTGCCACTCGATCTGAATGCCGATAGCCCCGCCCTGCACAGGTGCCCTGCTACACTTAAAAGGGGCAGGTCTCCTCAACAGCAAGGCTGACAATCCTGCCTCTGACTGCCTCCGACCACTGAACCATGAGGAGACAGTGCCATCTTTTCTATCATGTTAaacattttgtttaattttaaaGGGGATTTTATGTTTGTCAGATTTGGAACTTTCAGAACATTTTTGTTCTTTAAAAGAAACAAACGAGTGTGAAGTTGTGCACACGTACCAGCAGGGCCATGTCTTGGAAATCGTGTCCAGCTCTTTGAACGATTTCACCGAGGCGGAAGATCGGACAGTACGCATCTGTGACCTCGTCATACAGGCACCTTTTCAGGTAGGCGTCCTCAGATGTCTCTAGAACATTACACCTGAGGAGAACAGCGTACAATATGCGCTGAATGTTACCTCGAGATGCTTGGACCCTGAGCTTCCTCATTCACTGCCCAGAAAGAGGCCCGTTATGTTCAACTTCAACAGACTTTAAGAAGAAAATAGGTATTGATTTTGGTATTGATCTACAAATGTTCATTAGCACGACCTCCTGGACAAAACATTCATATTTGGGCACTTGCTGTGCTCATGTCAATGTTCAATCTAGAattactacacactactacaaactatatatatagttacTACAACATTGCCAGAATTACTTTAGAAAAACTTACTTTGAGAAGTCAAACTTGGGGAATCTGATGAAGTTCTTTATGTAAATTGTGACGTTTTCAGTTTTTCCTAACAGAGGCACACTAAGAGGAGAGATAAGACCTCACTGATGTTaggacacaggacaggacacaggacaggacacacaggtcgagacaggacacaggacaggatacaggacaggacacacaggtcgagacaggacaggacacacaggtcgagacgggacacaggacaggacacacaggtcgagacaggacacaggacaggaaACAGGTCAGGACACACAGGTCgagacaggacacaggacaggacacacaggtcgagacaggacacaggacaggacacacaggtcgagacaggacacaggacaggacacacaggTCAGGACACACAGGTCGAGACGGgacacaggacaggacacacaggtcgagacgggacacaggacaggacacacaggtcgagacaggacacaggacaggacacacaggtcgagacaggacacaggacaggacaAACAGGTCGAGACGGgacacaggacaggacacacaggTCGAGACGGGACACAAGACAGGACACACAGGTCgagacaggacacaggacaggacacacaggtcgagacaggacaggacacaggtcgagacaggacacaggacagtATGGTGAAGCACAGTAATAATGATCAGCATGCAGAAGTAGATCAGTCTCTCCGTGAGATGCAGGGTGTGTGAGCACAGTAGAGAACCAGACCTCCGAGACCAGAACCCTGGACTCCCTGCGCTGCTGATGGCCACCATGTCAGCACGCACACTTACCAAAAAACACTCAATCCACAAATAAATGCACCAGTGACCCTTCCAGCAGACACTTTAATGAAAATATTCTCATGTTTTCTTACACACCAGATATAACCTTCTGTTCTCCAAGCAGCCTAGGCGTGACACAGAGACGTGGATGTCCCTGCCATGCATAGTCCCCTGAGATGTCTACCAACAAGGTGACTTCCAACGTAATTGGGCTTGGGACGCAAGCTCAGGACTGATCACCCTGTAGCTGGCCGCCACTGGAGAGGGTGTATAGCAGGGGTAcccaactggcggaccgcgaaCGCAGTaatgtccggacccaatctcattcctgattaactggatacggaccaaaacaaaaccggagcatttatttcagggctattgaaaaaacactccgtcactagtgttacgtttgccacccccccgctcaacaacttacgttcgccacccccacaGCAccagacctcaggtcacaggtatctggcaaaattggaccgcggacaaatttagttgagtacgcctggtgtATAGTGTTGAAGGCCGAAACACCCCATGACACAGCGGTACACTACTGATGATGCGTACCTATAAATTCATACTCCTTAAGTCCACCATACATCATTCTCCAAGTGTCAATTAGCGTATGTGTTTGCACAAGAATAATAACATCTCATTCTGTGTTTTCTGGAATCTGTGTTCCTGAACTGGTTCCTGACCTGCTGAGGAACCTGTACTGTAGGTACTGTGCTCTCACCCTGGGTGGTGTCTTCGTTCAATGGGGCACCAGCCATATATTTCACAGGTACCAGTTGCATTATGATCCTTCTTCAAGCAGCGTCCACTCTTAACTCCTGAGGTGGGATGATGGTGGAGACATGTTGTTTGTACCTCATTAATGCCTCTAGTCATGCACAAGCATTTTTGGTGCCAAAGGCATAGAACCAGGGGTTTGGTATATACCATTACCACCTAGaactgtctctccctctacacAGTCCGCATTCTTCATACAACGGCCATCTGGCACCTTAAAACTCTACAAAGGGAAAACATTTGAAATGCCTGATTAGTTCACAATCTGCTACAATATGAGCAATATATTAACCAGGCCTTTTTTCTAGGACACCCACAGTGGAATTTGCTCTTCAAAAACTGGTTCATTGCCAACATGGATTTACTAATGAGGGTCAGTAAAGCACAAAATGGTGAGAAGTGAAGTGTTCGTTTATATTCTGGTCAGTGATCTAATGAGTGTTGTGATGATGCTATGATGACCGTGTCATATGGTCACTATGGTTACTGCCTGCAGGTTGTCTGACATGCACTGGTTGTGCTGACTGAAGGAGCATTGAGTTCCAGTCTAAATATGCTGAATCATTCAGGTGTCGTCCGTGTCCTGAGTTGTTCAGGTGTGACCGAGTCATGTTACTGTTGAGGACACCACTCTATAAGAGTTAGGAAAAACCTCCAATTATGTGGGTGATCAATAGAAGATAATTCAGTAGTACGGGTTAAACATAGATAAAATAAACTATTGATAAACCTTAAACATGACACTAGCTGATTCACCTATGGCCTCTTCAGTAAAGGTTTCTTCTCTGACAACATGAAGTGATCTTAAATTAGAAGAATTGTGTTAAAGTAATGACCATGACTACAAAAATAACAAAGCAAGAATAACAGAAGAGGACTCAACACCTTAAACACACAGATCGTTATAGTCAGTTATGAGACGTATGGTCTCACCCTGTCAGTTACAGTCAGTTATGATACGTATGGTCTCACCCTGTCAGTTATAGTCAGTTATGATACGTATGGTCTCACCCTGTCAGTTACAGTCAGTTATGATACGTATGGTCTCACCCTGTCAGTTATAGTCAGTTATGATACGTATGGTCTCACCCTGTCAGTTACAGTCAGTTATGAGACGTATGGTCTCACCCTGTCAGTTATAGTCAGTTATGATACGTATGGTCTCACCCTGTCAGTTATAGTCAGTTATGATACGTATGGTCTCACCCTGTCAGTTATAGTCAGTTATGATACGTATGGTCTCACCCTGTCAGTTATAGTCAGTTATGATACGTATGGTCTCACCCTGTCAGTTATAGTCAGTTATGAGACGTATGGTCTCACCCTGTCAGTTACAGTCAGTTATGATACGTATGGTCTCACCCTGTCAGTTACAGTCAGTTATGATACGTATGGTCTCACCCTGTCAGTTACAGTCAGTTATGATACGTATGGTCTCACCCTGTCAGTTATAGTCAGTTATGAGACGTATGGTCTCACCCTGTCAGTTACAGTCAGTTATGATACGTATGGTCTCACCCTGTCAGTTACAGTCAGTTATGATACGTATGGTCTCACCCTGTCAGTTATAGTCAGTTATGATACGTATGGTCTCACCCTGTCAGTTATGATAATTATAGTCAGTTATGATCATTATAGTCAGTTATGATCCGTATAGTCAGTTATGATCATTATAGTCAGTTATGATCATTATAGTCAGTTATGATTGTTATAGTCAGTTATAATCTGTATAGTCAGTTATAATCCATATAGTCAGCTATGATCATTATAGTCAGCTATGATCATTATAGTCAGTTATGATCTGTATAGTCAGTTATGATCATTACAGTCAGTTATAATCTGTATAGTCAGTTATGATCCGTATAGTCAGTTATGATCATTATAGTCAGTTATAATCTGTATAGTCAGTTA
This sequence is a window from Brachyhypopomus gauderio isolate BG-103 chromosome 16, BGAUD_0.2, whole genome shotgun sequence. Protein-coding genes within it:
- the fam222bb gene encoding protein FAM222B codes for the protein MNTGPQKWDATQKMRSAPHPTPAELDAYAKKVANTPLTIKIFPSSVKVPQRKHVRRMVNGLDTSSQRYCPYPSQVGTSNSLLAVVNAPVKGLVKDSDGCRARFISNVVMNPQAGSYGAPSTLNPSQPVPRTHALANQPQKSFPRPPLPEAQRGLPHPQLQRKDLPHPPRLQGQHSVAQQQIVRPVPPTAPPPAPHLALVHPHALMQHQAGPSGLRCLPEMSGPAHLQHPQVFSQPLPQASGAGPPPPGGLMQPLHPPPGTQAPGKLPDADAPPNVTVSTSSIPLSMAASLHHNGPGDLSSIVHQISRFCQARAGSVPTSVCEGQIANPSPISRNQLLSASSRVCAHNPALGPPPSCALGPSPGPAPILLPGMGAMNRVPAYHDMKQQHPSQQQRARWPQQHHPHLHPLAEGPHPAKSHPTRDGPVGPGFPIKGVGYPQDVCVGQPFGLNPPIDKSTPPPTGMVPGAVGYSNGHYMLPPWNGVLPTPNVDGSGSQELAVAFHGGLSGVSVDCNPGVQYRSGAGGGHSGLMQPVDYMGGDVQAACYRQQNTSMMGKMRRVMDSGDTRNIHLQHPGYR
- the p2rx8 gene encoding purinergic receptor P2X, ligand-gated ion channel, 8 isoform X2: MAALDCKSFLLSAFYYKTEKYVIAKDKKVGVLYRLIQLSVMGYIIGWVFLTKKGYQDTDESVESSVVTKVKGVVFTNTTTGPRVWGPEDYVVPYQGEGVLFITTNFIETPNQKLGYCAESFKVPDGRCMKNADCVEGETVLGVKSGRCLKKDHNATGTCEIYGWCPIERRHHPGVPLLGKTENVTIYIKNFIRFPKFDFSKCNVLETSEDAYLKRCLYDEVTDAYCPIFRLGEIVQRAGHDFQDMALLCSRAPVQGGAIGIQIEWHCDLDRSFSECHPHYHFTRLDRSDTANSVSAGYNFRYAHYFKNTGGQAHRTLYKVYGIRLDILVYGQAGKFSIIPTLVNLGPGLAIMGAGAFFCDMVLLYLMKKSTLYRQRKYEMANSILHRKNANREAAKVTDVATEHLSEMDQLDEPAANQHAAGGAPLSPSRQQQPRD
- the p2rx8 gene encoding purinergic receptor P2X, ligand-gated ion channel, 8 isoform X3, with product MAALDCKSFLLSAFYYKTEKYVIAKDKKVGVLYRLIQLSVMGYIIGWVFLTKKGYQDTDESVESSVVTKVKGVVFTNTTTGPRVWGPEDYVVPYQGEGVLFITTNFIETPNQKLGYCAESFKVPDGRCMKNADCVEGETVLGGNGVKSGRCLKKDHNATGTCEIYGWCPIERRHHPGVPLLGKTENVTIYIKNFIRFPKFDFSKCNVLETSEDAYLKRCLYDEVTDAYCPIFRLGEIVQRAGHDFQDMALLGGAIGIQIEWHCDLDRSFSECHPHYHFTRLDRSDTANSVSAGYNFRYAHYFKNTGGQAHRTLYKVYGIRLDILVYGQAGKFSIIPTLVNLGPGLAIMGAGAFFCDMVLLYLMKKSTLYRQRKYEMANSILHRKNANREAAKVTDVATEHLSEMDQLDEPAANQHAAGGAPLSPSRQQQPRD
- the p2rx8 gene encoding purinergic receptor P2X, ligand-gated ion channel, 8 isoform X1 is translated as MAALDCKSFLLSAFYYKTEKYVIAKDKKVGVLYRLIQLSVMGYIIGWVFLTKKGYQDTDESVESSVVTKVKGVVFTNTTTGPRVWGPEDYVVPYQGEGVLFITTNFIETPNQKLGYCAESFKVPDGRCMKNADCVEGETVLGGNGVKSGRCLKKDHNATGTCEIYGWCPIERRHHPGVPLLGKTENVTIYIKNFIRFPKFDFSKCNVLETSEDAYLKRCLYDEVTDAYCPIFRLGEIVQRAGHDFQDMALLCSRAPVQGGAIGIQIEWHCDLDRSFSECHPHYHFTRLDRSDTANSVSAGYNFRYAHYFKNTGGQAHRTLYKVYGIRLDILVYGQAGKFSIIPTLVNLGPGLAIMGAGAFFCDMVLLYLMKKSTLYRQRKYEMANSILHRKNANREAAKVTDVATEHLSEMDQLDEPAANQHAAGGAPLSPSRQQQPRD